Genomic DNA from Planktothrix sp. FACHB-1365:
GAGCGGGGAATGTGGGAAATTTGGGAATGCGACATAAAACCCCTAGCCCTTATCTCAATGAGGTTTCCAAGGGTAGCGATATTTTGTTTAAAGTTGATTTAGATCAACCCGGACATTTGATATTATTAGAGCGGGAACCATCGGGGGGAATGTGTTGTATCTGTCCCTCAGAATATGCTCCAGAATTTCAGGTGAAAGGTGGAGAGATTACTTTACCTCAATATCCCCCGTCTCCTTATCCGGCTTTTACCGCAACGGAGGAGGGACAAGAACAAATTTTAGCGGTTATTACTCCCGATAAACCGTCTTTAAATTGGTTAGCAGAAAGTCAAAAGGAAGCCTTAGAACTGGATCATGAACATCTCTTTGAATTGTTAACCTATTTAGAGAAATGTTCAACCCGAACCTTTACACCAGCAAGCCTTAGCCATGAGGCAACGACTGTTTAAAGGCGACCACCCTGACCTTGCAGGAAGCCTGAATAATTTAGCAGGACTCTACAAGTCCCAAGGCAAGCTGAGTCAAGCCGAACCTTTACACCAGCAAGCCTTAGCCATGTGGCAACGACTGTTTAAAGGCGACCACCCTAATATTGCTATAAGCCTGAATAATTTAGCAGAACTCTACTATTCCCAAGGCAAGCTAAGTCAAGCCGAACCTTTATACCAGCAAGCCTTAGCCATGTGGCAACGACTGTTTAAAGGCGACCACCCTAATATTGCTATAAGCCTGAATAATTTAGCAGAACTCTACTATTCCCAAGGCAAGCTAAGTCAAGCCGAACCTTTACACCAGCAAGCCTTAGCCATGTTCCAACAACTGTTTGAAGGCGACCACCCTCATATTGCATTAAGCCTGAATAATTTAGCACTGCTCTACCAGTCCCAAGGCAAGCTAAGTCAAGCCGAACCTTTATACCAGCAAGCCTTAGCCATGTTCCAACAACTGTTTGAAGGCGACCACCCTCATATTGCATTAAGCCTGAATAATTTAGCACTGCTCTACCAGTCCCAAGGCAAGCTAAGTCAAGCCGAACCTTTATACCAGCAAGCCTTAGCCATGACGCAACGACTGTTTGAAGGCGAACACCCTCAGATTGTATTAAACCTGAATAATTTAGCACTCTTATTGATTAAAAGCGATCGCCCAACGGAAGCGTTAGAATTAATGCAGCAAGCAATGACAATGGATGATCGCCTTTTGCGCGCTAATTTTGCTTATAGTTCAGAACGCGATCGCCTTACCTATATCGACAATATTAGACATAATTTTGATGCCTTCCTTTCCTTAATTTCAACTTATTTTCCCGACTCTCCCGAAGTTGTAAAAATCGCCTTAGACGTTGTTCTTCAACGTAAATGTATTACCGCTACTGCCTTAGCTGCGTTTAATTTTGCCATTTATAGTGAACGCTATTCCCACCTGCAACCGGAATTTCAACGGTTACGATCCTTGCGAGAACAGTTAACCCATCTCATGTTTGATCCGCCTTTCATCCAACCCCAAGAACCCCAAGAACAGTATCGCCTCCGTCGTCGTGAACATCAACAATTAGTCACAGAATTACAACAGGAGTGTGAACAAATCGAAAAACAACTCGCTTCCCAAGTGCCGGAAATTCAACTGCAAGACCAAGAAACCGATAGACGGGCGGTGGCGTTGGCATTACCCGAAGGTTCTGCATTAGTGGAGTTTGTACGGTTTCGTGTTTATAATTTTAAAGCAGATCAATGGCAACCTGCTCAATATTTGGCTTTTGTTTTACCTGCTCAACAACCCGATGCAGTGCAGATGATTTTATTAGGAGATGCGGAACCCATTGAACGGTTAATTAAGGTATTTCGAGAAACGATATCTGAACTGAGATTCAAAGATTTAGGGGTACGCCATAAAGGACAACCTGCTCAACAAATATCTTATCAAGAAGCGGGGATAAAATTACGAGAGGCGATTTATAACCCTATTTTAGAACAGGTGAATTTAGCCGAATATTCCCATTTAATTATTGCCCCCGATGCTGAATTAAGTCTAGTTCCCTTTGGAATTTTACCGTTAGATAATAGTGGAAAACAGCTATTAATGGATCGCTATCAAATTAGTTATTTGAGTGCAGGGCGAGATATTCTGCGGGGAACAGTTCAAACAGAACGTCCTGCGTCTCCTCCTTTTATTGTGGCTGATCCTGACTTTAATTTATCTAGTAGTGAGGGCTTCAGCCCTCAAAAAAGCCCTGAAGGGCTTACTACTAATTTTAATTTATCTAGTAGTGAGGGCTTCAGCCCTCAGAAAAGCCCTGAAGGGCTTACTACTAATTTTAATTTATCTAGTAGTGAGGGCTTCAGCCCTCAGAAAAGCCCTGAAGGGCTTACTACGAATGATGTGATTAAACGTTTGGGTGGGGACTATTTTGATCCAGTTCCCGAAACGGGAGTATTAGCGGAAACCGTAGCGGAAAAATTAGGCGTTAAACCTTATTTGCAACAACAAGCTTTAGAACCCTTGTTCGGTCGTTTGAATTGTCCTAATATTTTGTTAATTGCCACTCACGGTTATTTTAATTCTGGGGATAATCCTTATTTTAAGTTAATTCTATTATTATTGCAATCTCCCAATGGTAAGGAAGAGGAGATTTTACAGAATCAGCCTAATTTATTAAATCAAACTTTAATCAATTGCATGGAAACTGTTATTGATATTTTTGAAAAACAGGGCGATATCAATACAGCAACTTTGTTACAGAAGTTTATTCCTATTGTTCAAAAAATTATCGATAATTCCGAAACGAAAAATTCATCTATTCCCCCTTTATTAAGTGGAGTTAGAGGGGAGCAAATTCAAGGTTTAAGGAATCGCGATCGCTTTTCTTCTACTTCTATTGATAACTCCCTAATGCGTTCCGGTTTAGCCTTAGCAGGCGCTAATACTTGGAAATTAGGAGGAGATTTACCCCCCGAAGCGGGAAAAGGATTTTTATTCGCCCAAGATGTGGCAGTTTTGGATTTATGGCAAAATGAATTAACGATATTAATTGCTTGTGAAAGTGGGTTAGGAGATGTTAAAATTGGTGAGGGAGTATTTGGATTACGTCGGGCTTTTGCTGTTGCAGGTTGTAAAACATTAGTGATGAGTTTATGGTCTGTTCCAACAAAAGCCAGTATTTTATTAATGAATCAATTCTTAGATTTATTAAAATCCGGTTATGGTCGGTATGAAGCGTTAACAACGGCTCAAAATTATATTCGTTCTGTTACAATTAAAGAATTACAACAATTTCCTTTAGGTCAAGAGATTTTAGAAGAACTCGAAATAAAATTGAATTGGAACCCTAATTATATCAATAATAATCCTAATACTCAAGTTTTAAATCATCCTTATTTTTGGGCAGCTTGGGTTTGTCAAGGAGAAACAAATCCGTTTCCTGCCGGAATAACCCTCCCTCTAAATTGATGATAAAAAAATCATGACATTCTGATAGTGGGAGCCTCCTCGCTCCCTAGAATATTAACTATAATAGAAGTTATTAAATATTGATTTTGCCCAACTTTTATATAAAATCTTTAAATATTTACTACGCATCCGTCCCCTGTAGAGACGTTGCATGCAACGTCTCTACAGGGGGTTTATTGAATTATTTGTAGTATCAATTTCAGGATTTCATATTAGCTAATTTTGGGGGTGCGCTACACTGAAGTTGAACATTTAAGGTTAACTCAATGTATCCACTGTTAACAGGAAAGTTAAAGGTAGAACGATTAACCGTTACTATTGCTAATCTACCGCCTCAAGTAAAGGGGATTAGAATTGTACAGATGTCGGATTTTCATTATGATGGGTTGCGATTATCTAAACAATTGTTAAAAGAAGCGATCGCTGTTACCAATGTAGCAAAACCTGATTTAATTGTATTAACGGGGGATTATGTCACCCATGATCCTAAACCGATTACTCAACTGACAACTTACCTTAAACAATTATCCAGTAAATCAGGAATTTATGCGGTTTTAGGCAACCATGATCATTATTATCATCATTCTAAAACAATCGTTACTGAGGCTTTAAATCAAATTGGAATTCAGGTACTTTGTAATCAAGTGGTTTATCCTTTTGGTTCAGAACTTGCCTTAGTTGGGTTAGGAGATTTAAAATCAAAACAATTCCAACCTCAACCGATAATGAATACCTTAGATGAAACCATCCCTAGAATTATTTTAAGTCATAACCCTGATACTGCCGAAATTTTAAAACAATGGCGAGTTGATTTACAACTATCGGGTCATACTCACGGCGGTCAAATTGTATTACCTAAAATCGGGGTACTTCCTTCTTTTTTACCTCCCATTCGTCGCCGTATTCCTAAACCTTTCCGGCGGTGGATTCCTTTTATTTCTAATTGTAAATCAGTTTATAAACATTGGAATTGGGCATCAGGATTACATCAAGTTGGTAGGAATTATCTGTATGTAAATCGCGGTTTAGGAACCTATTTACCCGGACGTTGGAATTGTCCGCCAGAAGTCACTGTGATTACATTAAAGTCTCAACCTTAATGAATTGGATTTTATAAAAATGAACCCTAAATACTGGCTATTTTAATAGATTATTTAATCCCATAATAATAATCGGAGGCAGAGCCTCCGGTTGGCATTCCAAGGTAGAACCTTGGAACGAGGGGAAAGGTTAAAGTTGTCCGAAACCTTTTTTCTTTTTCTCTTTCTTTTTCTTAGCTTTAGGGGCCCCTGGATAACCGCCTCTCATCCCTCCCATACCACCCATACCGGGCATTCCCATACCGGGCATCCCCATACCGGGCATCATTCCTTGACTCATTTGTTGCATCATCACCCGCATTTTTTGGAAGTCACTGACTAACTTCATTACATCTTTTTCTAGCACTCCTGAACCTTTCGCAATGCGTTTGCGACGGGAGGGAGAACTGGCTAATAAATCGGGGTTTTTGCGTTCATCAACGGTCATAGAATTAATCATCGCTTCTGAGCGTTTGAGTTGCGCTTCTCCCTGGTCTAATTGGTCTTGGGAAATCTTATTCATCCCCGGAATTAACTTAATTAATCCCCCCAAAGACCCCATATTTTTCATCATTCGAGTTTGACGCAGGAAGTCGGTAAAATCAAATTTTGCCGTAACAATTTTTTCCTGCATTTTCTCGGCATCTGCCAAGTCGAATTCCTCTTGGGCTTTTTCAACTAAGGTTAAAATATCACCCATGCCTAAAATTCGAGAAGCAACTCGTTCAGGATAAAACGGTTGTAAAGCTTCGACTTTTTCCCCCACCCCAACAAATTTAATCGGAGCCCCCGATACCCGACGAATTGATAGCGCCGCCCCGCCACGACTATCCCCATCCATCTTGGTTAAAATAGCTCCGGTTATCCCCACTTGCTCGTTAAAAGTGCGGGTTAAATTAGCGGCTTCTTGACCCGTCATGGCATCCACCACTAACAGGGTTTCATGGGGTTCAATGGTTTCTTTAATTTGCGCTAATTCCGCCATCATATCTTGGTCGATTTGCAGACGTCCGGCGGTGTCAATAATCACCGTATCAATATCTTGATTTCGGGCATATTCTACCCCTTGACGGGCAATTTCTACCGGGTCTGTATCGGTTCCCATTTCAAAGACAGG
This window encodes:
- a CDS encoding metallophosphoesterase, whose translation is MYPLLTGKLKVERLTVTIANLPPQVKGIRIVQMSDFHYDGLRLSKQLLKEAIAVTNVAKPDLIVLTGDYVTHDPKPITQLTTYLKQLSSKSGIYAVLGNHDHYYHHSKTIVTEALNQIGIQVLCNQVVYPFGSELALVGLGDLKSKQFQPQPIMNTLDETIPRIILSHNPDTAEILKQWRVDLQLSGHTHGGQIVLPKIGVLPSFLPPIRRRIPKPFRRWIPFISNCKSVYKHWNWASGLHQVGRNYLYVNRGLGTYLPGRWNCPPEVTVITLKSQP
- a CDS encoding DUF4384 domain-containing protein, with protein sequence MLSTQYQDNEKQFLEEITQEWGFKDRCKLVFIERFLRSNDDLENNALADVLKENLSLDKSIESQEEYVKRIFTDYLSKKIFPKMKLEGCDFNGAHKDKCPIAKQWLEEIVYPQWLKQTLWNQLKTKITAKNKMGAVRAGNVGNLGMRHKTPSPYLNEVSKGSDILFKVDLDQPGHLILLEREPSGGMCCICPSEYAPEFQVKGGEITLPQYPPSPYPAFTATEEGQEQILAVITPDKPSLNWLAESQKEALELDHEHLFELLTYLEKCSTRTFTPASLSHEATTV
- the ffh gene encoding signal recognition particle protein, with amino-acid sequence MFDALSERFESAWKKLRGQDKISESNIQDALKEVRRALLEADVNLQVVKEFVAEVGEKAQGAQVVSGVRPGEQFVKIVHDELVNVMGESNVPLAQADTAPTIILMAGLQGTGKTTATAKLALHLRKENRTALLVATDIYRPAAINQLITLGKQINVPVFEMGTDTDPVEIARQGVEYARNQDIDTVIIDTAGRLQIDQDMMAELAQIKETIEPHETLLVVDAMTGQEAANLTRTFNEQVGITGAILTKMDGDSRGGAALSIRRVSGAPIKFVGVGEKVEALQPFYPERVASRILGMGDILTLVEKAQEEFDLADAEKMQEKIVTAKFDFTDFLRQTRMMKNMGSLGGLIKLIPGMNKISQDQLDQGEAQLKRSEAMINSMTVDERKNPDLLASSPSRRKRIAKGSGVLEKDVMKLVSDFQKMRVMMQQMSQGMMPGMGMPGMGMPGMGGMGGMRGGYPGAPKAKKKKEKKKKGFGQL
- a CDS encoding tetratricopeptide repeat protein; the protein is MRQRLFKGDHPDLAGSLNNLAGLYKSQGKLSQAEPLHQQALAMWQRLFKGDHPNIAISLNNLAELYYSQGKLSQAEPLYQQALAMWQRLFKGDHPNIAISLNNLAELYYSQGKLSQAEPLHQQALAMFQQLFEGDHPHIALSLNNLALLYQSQGKLSQAEPLYQQALAMFQQLFEGDHPHIALSLNNLALLYQSQGKLSQAEPLYQQALAMTQRLFEGEHPQIVLNLNNLALLLIKSDRPTEALELMQQAMTMDDRLLRANFAYSSERDRLTYIDNIRHNFDAFLSLISTYFPDSPEVVKIALDVVLQRKCITATALAAFNFAIYSERYSHLQPEFQRLRSLREQLTHLMFDPPFIQPQEPQEQYRLRRREHQQLVTELQQECEQIEKQLASQVPEIQLQDQETDRRAVALALPEGSALVEFVRFRVYNFKADQWQPAQYLAFVLPAQQPDAVQMILLGDAEPIERLIKVFRETISELRFKDLGVRHKGQPAQQISYQEAGIKLREAIYNPILEQVNLAEYSHLIIAPDAELSLVPFGILPLDNSGKQLLMDRYQISYLSAGRDILRGTVQTERPASPPFIVADPDFNLSSSEGFSPQKSPEGLTTNFNLSSSEGFSPQKSPEGLTTNFNLSSSEGFSPQKSPEGLTTNDVIKRLGGDYFDPVPETGVLAETVAEKLGVKPYLQQQALEPLFGRLNCPNILLIATHGYFNSGDNPYFKLILLLLQSPNGKEEEILQNQPNLLNQTLINCMETVIDIFEKQGDINTATLLQKFIPIVQKIIDNSETKNSSIPPLLSGVRGEQIQGLRNRDRFSSTSIDNSLMRSGLALAGANTWKLGGDLPPEAGKGFLFAQDVAVLDLWQNELTILIACESGLGDVKIGEGVFGLRRAFAVAGCKTLVMSLWSVPTKASILLMNQFLDLLKSGYGRYEALTTAQNYIRSVTIKELQQFPLGQEILEELEIKLNWNPNYINNNPNTQVLNHPYFWAAWVCQGETNPFPAGITLPLN